From a region of the Archocentrus centrarchus isolate MPI-CPG fArcCen1 chromosome 18, fArcCen1, whole genome shotgun sequence genome:
- the LOC115797302 gene encoding lecithin retinol acyltransferase-like: MLDTLTFILEKLFLLAHLKLSSLLPPLGAERAEPPLTKRCEREDSLPQPAAASHKFQRGDLLEVPRTLFIHFGIYLGDDRVAHLIPDILPVLTDDSRQIQEMVTNTRLLLGVLSKRASIRVDSVEDFAYGAAILLNAMDKSVRRTPLAGEEVARRAERLVGTVSYSLLWNNCEHFVTYCRYGTAQSLQTDEFCERLKSLIRDQRNVLLTALLGLLSMAYMGISVGTALPAFLVPFTLWMAS; encoded by the exons ATGCTGGACACGCTCACCTTCATCCTGGAGAAGCTCTTTCTCCTCGCGCACCTCAAGTTGTCCAGTCTGCTGCCTCCTCTGGGCGCAGAGCGCGCGGAGCCGCCGCTCACCAAGCGCTGTGAACGGGAGGACTCTCTCCCGCAGCCCGCCGCAGCCTCGCACAAGTTCCAGCGGGGCGACCTGCTGGAGGTTCCCCGGACTCTCTTCATCCACTTCGGCATCTACCTGGGCGACGACCGGGTGGCGCATCTCATCCCGGACATCCTGCCGGTGCTGACTGACGACAGCCGCCAGATCCAGGAGATGGTGACCAACACCCGGCTGCTGCTCGGGGTTCTGTCCAAGCGCGCCAGCATCCGGGTGGACTCGGTGGAGGACTTCGCGTACGGAGCCGCGATCCTGTTGAACGCCATGGACAAATCGGTGCGCCGGACCCCACTGGCCGGGGAGGAGGTGGCGCGGCGGGCGGAGCGGCTGGTGGGCACCGTCTCCTACAGCCTGCTGTGGAACAACTGCGAGCACTTCGTCACTTACTGCCGCTACGGGACCGCGCAGAGCCTGCAGACCGACGAG TTCTGTGAGCGGCTGAAGTCCCTGATCCGAGATCAGCGAAACGTCCTTCTGACTGCGCTCCTGGGGCTCCTGTCCATGGCATATATGGGAATATCCGTCGGCACCGCCCTGCCGGCCTTCCTCGTCCCCTTCACCCTGTGGATGGCCAGCTAG
- the LOC115797362 gene encoding lecithin retinol acyltransferase-like — MFPLPLLSLLFISNPGLEPPAEKKKKEVETDSQRAERAKSKYDMIFSRGDLLEVPRTLFIHFGIYLGGGRVAHFIPDIMPVISSDQYQIKQMVTNTRLLLGVLAKCGSVRMDSVEDFAYGADIRINPMDKVLSHIVLKGEEVARRAEKLQGDVSYSLLWYNCEHFVMYCRYGTVMSFQTFQFCKTMRKLLLSRRVAKAAAVLAVCLLLYLQTVSVYFALLAVLLPFLIWMAS; from the exons ATGTTTCCTCTGCCGCTTCTCAGTCTGCTTTTCATCTCAAACCCGGGACTCGAGCCACCAgcggagaagaaaaagaaggaggtGGAGACGGACAGTCAGAGAGCGGAGAGGGCTAAGAGTAAATATGACATGATATTCAGCAGAGGAGACCTCCTGGAGGTCCCCAGGACTCTGTTCATACACTTTGGGATTTACCTGGGTGGGGGCAG AGTAGCTCATTTCATCCCAGACATCATGCCCGTCATCTCCAGTGACCAGTATCAAATCAAACAGATGGTCACCAACACCAGACTCCTACTGGGAGTACTGGCCAAG TGTGGCAGTGTGAGAATGGACTCAGTCGAGGACTTTGCCTACGGAGCAGACATACGGATCAATCCTATGGACAAG GTACTAAGCCATATAGTGCTGAAGGGGGAGGAGGTGGCCAGAAGGGCGGAGAAACTGCAGGGAGACGTGTCCTACAGCCTGCTGTGGTACAACTGCGAACACTTCGTCATGTACTGCCGATACGGCACAGTCATGAGCTTCCAAACTTTTCAG tTTTGTAAGACGATGAGAAAGCTGCTGCTGAGTCGGCGTGTGGCCAAGGCAGCGGCGGTGCTCGCGGTGTGTCTGCTGCTTTACCTGCAGACTGTGAGTGTGTACTTCGCCCTGCTGGCTGTTTTACTGCCTTTCCTCATCTGGATGGCCTCATGA